The Burkholderia ubonensis genome has a window encoding:
- a CDS encoding SDR family oxidoreductase, with amino-acid sequence MRLQGKRALVTAAGQGIGRATALRFAREGADVLATDIDEASLARLAADAQGAGGALSTRRLDVTSARDVGELAAAQAAFDVLFNCAGYVHHGTILDCDEDAWAFSWNLNVTSMYRLIRALLPAMIAAGGASIVNMASAASSVKGVPNRFVYGATKAAVIGLTKSVAADFVEQRIRCNAICPGTIESPSLEARIAEQARVRQVSADVVRDAFIARQPMGRIGRADEVAALALYLASDESSFTTGAIHLIDGGWSN; translated from the coding sequence ATGAGATTGCAGGGCAAGCGTGCGCTCGTCACGGCGGCGGGGCAGGGTATCGGCCGCGCGACCGCGCTGCGGTTTGCGCGCGAGGGCGCCGACGTGCTGGCGACGGATATCGACGAAGCGTCGCTGGCGCGGCTCGCGGCCGATGCGCAGGGCGCGGGCGGCGCGCTGTCGACGCGGCGGCTCGACGTGACGAGCGCCCGTGACGTGGGCGAACTGGCGGCCGCGCAAGCCGCGTTCGACGTGCTGTTCAACTGCGCCGGCTACGTGCACCACGGCACGATCCTCGACTGCGACGAAGACGCGTGGGCGTTCTCGTGGAACCTGAACGTGACGTCGATGTACCGGTTGATCCGCGCGCTGCTGCCCGCGATGATCGCCGCGGGCGGCGCGTCGATCGTCAACATGGCGTCCGCCGCGTCGAGCGTGAAAGGCGTGCCGAACCGCTTCGTGTACGGCGCGACCAAGGCCGCGGTGATCGGCCTGACGAAGTCCGTCGCCGCGGATTTCGTCGAGCAGCGCATTCGCTGCAACGCGATCTGCCCCGGCACGATCGAGTCGCCGTCGCTGGAGGCGCGGATCGCGGAACAGGCGCGCGTGCGCCAGGTGTCGGCGGACGTGGTGCGCGACGCGTTCATCGCGCGCCAGCCGATGGGGCGCATCGGCCGCGCGGACGAAGTCGCCGCGCTCGCGCTGTACCTGGCGTCCGACGAATCGTCGTTCACGACCGGCGCGATCCATCTGATCGACGGCGGCTGGTCTAACTGA
- a CDS encoding DUF3331 domain-containing protein, producing MKSPKSLPVLDPADVHVEILERSDTLLVVRWVEPGRCHYGEQRWRRRFAQRTGTCALSRQAIQRGDEVFRPAERPAPANAGAMISAAEVLALAGNR from the coding sequence ATGAAGTCTCCCAAATCCCTGCCTGTGCTCGATCCCGCTGACGTTCACGTCGAAATCCTCGAACGTTCCGATACGCTGCTCGTCGTCCGCTGGGTCGAACCGGGCCGCTGCCATTACGGCGAACAGCGCTGGCGCCGCCGCTTCGCGCAACGCACCGGCACCTGCGCGCTGTCGCGCCAGGCGATCCAGCGCGGCGACGAAGTGTTTCGCCCCGCCGAACGCCCGGCGCCCGCGAACGCCGGCGCGATGATCTCCGCCGCCGAAGTGCTCGCGCTGGCCGGCAACCGCTAA
- a CDS encoding DUF4148 domain-containing protein has protein sequence MKSLITAVVAATALSASFGAFAQSTVTRAQVRDELVQLEKAGYKPGVSSPYYPQDIQTAEARVHGADNSGYGAQAAPVVRAGSPATATSSNPRDSIFFGQ, from the coding sequence ATGAAATCGCTCATCACCGCAGTCGTTGCCGCTACCGCCCTGTCCGCTTCGTTCGGCGCATTCGCGCAAAGCACCGTGACCCGCGCGCAAGTGCGCGACGAGCTGGTCCAGCTCGAGAAGGCCGGCTACAAGCCGGGCGTGTCGAGCCCGTACTACCCGCAGGACATCCAGACGGCCGAAGCGCGCGTGCATGGCGCCGACAACAGCGGCTACGGCGCGCAAGCCGCACCGGTCGTCCGCGCAGGCAGCCCGGCCACCGCGACGTCGTCGAACCCGCGCGACTCGATCTTCTTCGGCCAGTAA